In Argiope bruennichi chromosome X1, qqArgBrue1.1, whole genome shotgun sequence, a single window of DNA contains:
- the LOC129958208 gene encoding early endosome antigen 1-like isoform X4 gives MNSDVAEYYVKEALVKAEMESENYRTELQETQKKLSNLTEQLDNVLKYNCKLGVGMDYVIATVNELQSLMEWTAEKKEMKTDSNVILQKLQQLERIQKDLEKTATESELIRSRAQQERALSVSEEETTQDNEHEDIPENVETMEMCDTSVQEDQMAILDDCVKKIESLSSAKSVKLLDPKSDDAKNVLLIDLHTPEPVEVKPESTSTVEATCSKRKSTSEDSNDSLGPNISEDEGLGDESRRGDSTGPSSFIEIQDTLSEIARLSTDVPSPSSNEIIITDPEGHDKPKVWPTDLKGQTDSLDICLCAIGNLRESLRAKENELLKLSAIQNDQKQIAALQDVIINLHKESANLKSELDKTKKENSNLKEQVLELEEAENDARLQAQKLGEKLVFLQEKDTHFQAKLCETKQALEKCLQELTFKESEERELRSQLKYMEELVHKYEDQIRTMEIVELALRKKLIEEEDELQAAERSIAQCKSPTFERGTQMYDAPSINSNFHEIVRSPSKSRLHVSAENKTENEILSTHANTKKNVDICVQVPDVQKLFSDCSIQTEATIFDTLATQIVCEKTNELIEQNVKTAASPSGRSEESNQSTTMKTPTDCPIQNELLKRLHQLVEEDAHLQQQLHYVDQINLTLWKKLHNLEFHIGECKKKNMSEDGASDSCIDSECDFMSSRPVSREQMSEESTTPTKCASPCSNRGIIACLDQSEQEIKERLSKLEQINAAFEKELELREKLYTEKEKKYGEWVQTEQRFIGDLKRLSDERDSLKIQVEKLQKEKEELSARVLELQSEMDKAQERHRLETAQIKQEQQETISQLQQKVDQLLAKEKEHLKQITNLKLERSKNSDKSESDKLKSSYVELQLELSRTRDVMRKKEEEFRIRLDEARSKHCMEEARLVSELEMLRNKNSNYDEMINNFQLRQNELMDIVKQKEEALEQAREEYKKNMEITEEEHRAIEAELKSQLRQMEEETSVATRALTEERVRLEKELQENIDDLRCKEEIYKARISELENNVTHLHEELHRITGDLDSGFGSDIGNDGISNFRREKLLNQLRELRDREAELREKLDEMEQKEAAYRETLEHADRIVASVEQGYKNKIEELEISERNLKQRVGHLEEVESRLRGALHKERRSSDGRKPDDLVVELLEAEARENGLKEKVEALEQMQRNSTNKVKDLEKIREKLESELSDKEELASNLKKTQQELETARKSLTKLKKSENDLRNSLQQTENILATTESQMKNKIRTIEEEKKALEETIDELRAQVRDLKRKLEKLSYEQEEKRISATIPNQTVARTEVPTTSDADEPDYVDVDECFPEPQVVAKPCSMPGINNQNKALSMNSSNLSRAHESPKTTQIIKDNTTAQSSIPNSVDSYDSARQNLEDCMLRAMAAMKNEMEKKKLNRELNANRMKQLLSNSSDTPSVSQKVSVEQPEDDENDYDEVLPRPTNLRVVQQVGSDTLLIGWNYVNPSLLEGFEVYVDGTLHETVYTPDRTKALISGLNLKRPLRLSISALSKYGQMSEPTVLDLPPQNGNNGFYLHGDDDDEDGSMYDDESMYGQKRPYSMEW, from the exons TCTGATGTAGCCGAATATTATGTGAAAGAAGCTCTAGTAAAAGCCGAAATGGAGTCTGAAAATTACCGTACAGAACTGCAAGAAACACAGAAA AAGCTTTCAAACTTGACAGAGCAGCtggataatgttttgaaatataactgCAAACTCGGTGTTGGAATGGATTATGTCATTGCAACTGTTAATGAATTGCAATCATTAATGGAATGGACTGCagagaaaaaggaaatgaaaacagACAGCAATGTGATACTACAGAAACTTCAACAGCTGGAGAGAATACAAAAG GATTTGGAAAAGACAGCTACTGAGTCAGAACTGATTCGTTCACGCGCCCAACAAGAACGTGCTTTGTCAGTGTCAGAAGAAGAAACAACACAAGATAATGAACATGAAGACATACCTGAAAATGTCGAGACAATGGAAATGTGTGATACAAGCGTACAAGAAGATCAAATGGCCATTTTAGATGATTGTGTGAAGAAAATTGAATCTCTTAGTTCAGCTAAAAGTGTGAAACTTTTGGACCCTAAAAGTGATGACGCGAAAAACGTTTTATTAATAGATCTGCATACACCAGAGCCTGTTGAAGTTAAACCTGAAAGCACTTCTACTGTTGAGGCGACAtgttcaaaaagaaaaagcaCTAGTGAGGATTCTAATGACTCTTTGGGACCAAATATTAGTGAAGATGAAGGTTTGGGAGATGAAAGTCGTCGTGGAGATTCTACCGGTCCAAGTAGCTTTATAGAAATACAAGATACATTATCTGAAATTGCAAGATTGAGTACAGATGTGCCCAGTCCATCcagtaatgaaataattataacagaTCCTGAAGGCCATGACAAACCCAAAGTATGGCCAACGGATTTGAAAGGGCAGACAGACTCGCTAGACATTTGTTTATGTGCCATAGGAAATTTACGCGAAAGTTTAAGAGCTAAAGAGAATGAACTCTTGAAGTTATCTGCAATACAAAATGACCAAAAGCAAATTGCTGCGCTACAGGACGTAATAATAAATCTTCATAAAGAGTCTGCAAATTTAAAATCCGAATTAGATAAaactaagaaagaaaattcaaatttgaaagaacAGGTTCTAGAGTTGGAAGAAGCTGAAAATGATGCGAGACTTCAAGCTCAGAAGCTTGGAGAAAAGCTTGTTTTTTTACAGGAAAAAGATACCCATTTTCAAGCAAAGCTTTGTGAAACAAAGCAAGCTTTGGAAAAATGTCTTCAAGAGTTGACTTTCAAAGAATCAGAAGAAAGAGAATTACGATCTCAGTTAAAATACATGGAAGAACTGGTGCATAAATATGAGGATCAGATTCGAACGATGGAAATAGTAGAGCTTGCTCTTCGTAAAAAACTTATCGAAGAAGAGGATGAACTACAGGCAGCTGAACGGTCCATTGCTCAATGTAAATCACCGACATTTGAAAGGGGAACACAAATGTATGATGCACCATCGATTAACAGCAATTTTCATGAAATCGTGAGGTCCCCTAGTAAGAGTAGGCTTCATGTTAGTGCAGAGAATAAAACTGAAAACGAAATCCTTTCTACCCATGCAAATACGAAGAAAAACGTTGATATTTGTGTTCAAGTTCCAGATGttcaaaaactattttcagaCTGTTCTATTCAAACTGAGGCTACTATTTTTGACACATTAGCAACGCAGATAGTTTGTGAGAAAACAAATGAACTCATTGAGCAAAATGTGAAAACAGCTGCTTCACCAAGTGGAAGATCCGAAG aaAGTAACCAGTCAACTACAATGAAGACACCAACTGACTGTCCGATTCAAAATGAGCTACTTAAACGCCTTCATCAACTGGTGGAAGAAGACGCACATCTACAACAGCAGCTTCATTACGTAGATCAAATTAATCTCACTCTATGGAAAAAACTCCACAACTTAGAATTCCACATAGGGGAATGCAAGAAGAAAAACATGTCTGAAGATGGTGCTAGTGATAGTTGTATTGATTCTGAATGTGACTTTATGAGTAGCCGACCAGTTTCTCGGGAACAGATGAGTGAGGAGAGCACCACCCCTACCAAATGTGCAAGTCCCTGTTCAAACAGGGGAATCATTGCGTGCCTAGATCAAAGtgaacaagaaattaaagaacgGCTTTCCAAACTCGAACAGATCAATGCAGCTTTCGAGAAAGAGTTAGAACTGCGTGAAAAATTATacactgaaaaagaaaagaagtacgGTGAATGGGTACAAACCGAACAGCGTTTTATAGGTGACCTGAAGAGACTTTCTGATGAAAGAGATTCTCTGAAAATTCAAGTTGAAAAATTACAGAAGGAAAAAGAAGAGCTTTCAGCAAGAGTTCTGGAACTTCAATCGGAGATGGACAAAGCCCAAGAAAGGCATCGCTTAGAAACTGCCCAAATCAAACAAGAGCAACAAGAAACAATATCACAGTTACAGCAGAAGGTAGATCAATTACTTGCCAAGGAAAAGGAACATCTGAAACAAATCACGAATCTCAAGttagaaagaagtaaaaatagtGACAAATCCGAGTCcgataaattaaaatcaagctACGTTGAGCTTCAACTTGAGCTTAGTCGCACAAGGGACGtaatgagaaaaaaagaagaggaaTTTAGGATTCGTTTGGATGAAGCAAGAAGTAAACATTGTATGGAAGAAGCAAGACTTGTTTCTGAGTTGGAAATGCtccgaaataaaaattcaaactatgacgaaatgataaacaattttcaattgaGACAAAATGAATTAATGgatattgttaaacaaaaagaAGAGGCCCTCGAACAGGCTAGagaagaatataagaaaaacatGGAAATTACAGAAGAGGAACACCGTGCAATAGAAGCTGAACTGAAAAGCCAGCTTCGTCAAATGGAAGAGGAAACATCAGTGGCAACAAGAGCACTTACAGAAGAGAGAGTTCGTCTTGAAAAGGAGCTTCAAGAAAATATTGATGACCTCAG ATGTAAGGAAGAAATATATAAGGCAAGAATCAGTGAATTGGAGAACAATGTTACTCACTTGCACGAAGAGCTTCACAGGATAACAGGGGATCTGGATTCTGGGTTTGGATCGGACATCGGTAATGATGGTATTAGCAACTTCAGACGAGAAAAACTACTCAATCAACTTAGGGAACTGAGGGATCGGGAAGCAGAACTCCGTGAAAAGCTGGATGAAATGGAACAAAAGGAAGCAGCTTACAGAGAAACTTTGGAACATGCTGACAGGATTGTAGCTTCCGTGGAGCAGGGTTACAAGAACAAAATTGAAGAGCTAGAAATATCCGAAAGAAATCTAAAGCAACGAGTAGGACACTTAGAAGAAGTTGAAAGTCGACTTCGAGGTGCCTTACACAAAGAAAGACGGAGTTCAGATGGCAGAAAACCTGACGATCTTGTGGTGGAATTATTAGAAGCTGAGGCAAGAGAAAACGGACTCAAGGAAAAGGTGGAAGCTTTGGAACAGATGCAAAGGAATTCCACGAATAAAGTTAAAGATCTAGAAAAG atTCGGGAGAAGCTCGAATCTGAGCTTAGCGACAAAGAAGAACTGGCATCCAATTTGAAAAAGACACAACAAGAGCTTGAAACTGCTCGCAaatccttaacaaaattaaaaaagtccGAGAACGATTTGAGAAATTCACTGCAGCAGACTGAAAATATTCTAGCTACCACAGAAAGCCAGATGAAGAATAAGATTCGTACTATCGAAGAAGAAAAGAAAGCTCTCGAAGAAACAATAGACGAACTGAGAGCACAGGTGCGAGATCTGAAACGGAAGCTGGAAAAACTCTCTTATGAACAGGAAGAAAAAAGGATTTCGGCGACGATTCCTAATCAAACAGTTGCTCGTACTGAAGTTCCTACTACTTCTGAC GCAGATGAACCTGACTATGTAGATGTCGACGAATGCTTCCCCGAACCACAAGTAGTTGCCAAACCTTGTTCGATGCCTGgaataaacaatcaaaataaagcaCTGTCCatgaattcttcaaatttatCACGTGCCCACGAGAGTCCTAAAACGACACAAATCATTAAAGATAACACGACAGCAcag TCGTCCATTCCAAATTCTGTTGATAGTTATGACAGTGCTCGACAGAACTTAGAGGACTGCATGCTAAGAGCTATGGCTGCTATGAAAAATGAGATGGAGAAAAAG aaattaaacagaGAATTAAATGCTAATCGCATGAAACAGCTTCTGTCCAATTCTTCTGATACACCAAGTGTTTCTCAGAAG GTTTCAGTCGAGCAGCCTGAAGATGACGAAAATGATTATGATG